DNA sequence from the Antarctobacter heliothermus genome:
AACAGGGAAAAGGAAAAACAAGAATGACGGACAAGTTTGTCGTCGGATTTGACGGCAGCGAGGCGGCGCAACGCGCGCTGGATTTCGCTTTGGAACGCGCGTCGGCGCAGGGGGCGACCGTGATTATCGCGCATGTATTGGAATGGTCTCCCTATTCCTTTTTGACGCCGACAGAAATCGAAGAGCGTCACAAGCGGCGCACAGAGGAATTGGACCGCGCCGAAAAATCGTTGATTGCGCCCGCCAAGGCAGCGGTCGAGGGCCGGGGCGTGCCGGTCGAGACGGTCCTGCGCTATGGTCACATCGCCGATACGCTGTGCGATGTCGCGAAAAAGCAAAATGCCGCGCAATTGTTCATTGGACGCAATGGCCACTCTCCATTCGGCAGCCGGGTGTTCGGATCCGTCGCCGGATCTCTGGTCCAGACGGCCCCCGTGCCCTGCACCATCGTCCCTTGAGCGCCGACCAGAACAGGACAGACACATGACAAGATTTGCATCCCGCCTGGCGCTTGCCGCCATGGCTCCAACCTT
Encoded proteins:
- a CDS encoding universal stress protein, whose product is MTDKFVVGFDGSEAAQRALDFALERASAQGATVIIAHVLEWSPYSFLTPTEIEERHKRRTEELDRAEKSLIAPAKAAVEGRGVPVETVLRYGHIADTLCDVAKKQNAAQLFIGRNGHSPFGSRVFGSVAGSLVQTAPVPCTIVP